The DNA region AGCAGCTGCGGCGAGAACTCCGGCTGATGATCGCCGTAGCGCACGATCAGGAACGGCTGCGCCGGAAACTTCTTCTTCAGCGCCGCGACGAAGCCGGCATAGTCGTTGGCGCTCATCGCCTGCCGGCGCAGATATTCGTCGACCGACGGCGTGTTGCCGGGCCGCTTCCATGCCGGCAGCAGCTCGGGGCGGAATTTCGTCTCCCACGGGAAATGATTGGCGGCGAGATAGACGAAGGTGAACAGCGGCGTGCTGAGCGTCTTCTGCTCGGCCATCAGCTTCAGCGCCTTGTCGTAGAAGAAGCTGTCGGGCTCGACGTCCTTCGCATGCAAATCATGCGCGTCGTAGAATTGCAGGATGCCGGTCGTGGTCTGGAAGCTGCGCGCGCTCATGAAGGCGCCGAACGCCGGATAGAGCGACAGCGTGTCGTAGCCGCAGCGGCGCAGCGCCTGCGGCAGGCCGCGCTCGACCCGGCCCGATGCGATGCGGGTGACGAAATAGGCGAACCGGCCGAACGAGCGCGAGGACAGTCCCGCCAGCACGTTGTACTCGGTGAACCAGCTCGGCCCGCCATTGCTCTCGGCGAGGAATTTTCGTTCGACACCGTCGTAGGATTTGAACTGGCTGCCATAGCCCGGCGGAACCTTGACGCCGGACGCGGCGCGAATGTCGAAGCTCGACTCATCATGGATCATGATGATGTTCGGCCGCCGCCCGGCGGGATGGCAGGCGTCGACCAGCGGCATCTTGAGCTGGTCGCTCGCACTCGGGTCCGACTCCATGAAGCCATAGGCGACGAAGTCTGACACCGCGGTCACGCCGGAGCGGGCGAATTTCGACAGATAGCCGTCGTCGTAATAGCCGCGCCAGGCCTCGTCCGGCCAGGCGAAGGCATAGCCCGAGAGCGCCGCGGTGCAGGCGAGGCAGGCCGCCGCGGCCGGCAGGCGGCGGATGCGGAACGGATCGAGCCACCACAGCGCGTACATCAGCGGCAGCGTGACTAGGCCGGCGCCGATGATCGACCAGCGCAGGTTCGGAAAGATCGTGAGCAGGAACGCCGCGGTGTCGCGATCGATCACCATCAGGTCGACGAAGTTCGCGGTCATTTGCACCACGTCGTGCTTGAACCGCGACAGCAGCACCAGCACCACGACCAGCGTCAGCGACAGCGCGCCCGACAGCGCCGGCCGGCGCAGCAGCGCGACGAACAGGAAGTTGAGGATTCCCCAGCTGAGCAGGAAGCAGAGCCGCGAACCGAAATCGGTCTCGGTCCGCAGCATCAGGATCAGCGCGCCGAGATGGGGGGCGGCGACCGCCAGCAACCGCCAGATGCCGATCGCGGCGAGACCGCCGGCCAGCGCAGAAACGGACGAGTTTTGCTGAGGCGCGGTCGCCATGGGCGGGACGCAATACAACCCGGCGCAATGCCACCGCCTTGACTGGCAAAGGCCAGGAGGCACACCGCACAGCCGGAGTCTGCGCCGTGTCATAAAAACGTAATTGAATCGTCATGAACGCGCAATGAATTTGCCCGCCTGAGCACGCCCGGCCGGCGCGGCGCGCCTCAGACCTTCGCAGCAGGCCTCGCGAGGCCGGCGATGAAGAGGTCGACGATGTCAGCGGCCATCTGCTCAATCTCGGCTTCGGCGACGCCCCAGCGCGGCAAATGGCCGTCGATATGCATCCGCGCAAAACCATAGACCAGCGCGCGGCCGGCGATCTGGACCTGCTTCAGGTCGCGCGCCTCGAGCTGACCGGCTGAAAAGGCCTCCGCCAGCGTGCGCTCGGTCAGGCCGATCAACTCCGCATTGTCGCCGGAAACGCCGGCCGAGCGGTCGTGGTCGAAGAAGCGGCGGCTGGAGATGATCTCGAAATGGGTCGGGTTCTTCATCGCCCAGCGCAGATAGGCGATCCCGAGGCAGCGGAAGCGGCCGAGCGGATCGCCTGACGGCGCATCGGCCAGCGCCGTCTCGATCTCGGCGCGGAAGCGGCGCTGCGCCTCCTCGGCCACCGCATTCATCAGGGCGTCCCGGCTCGGGAAATGTCGGAACGGCGCGCCCGGCGAAACCCCGGCACGGCGGGCGGCCTCGCGGACGCTGACCGCCTCCGGCCCGCCCTCGCCGACCAGCTGCATGGCGGCATCGATCAGGACCCGGCGGAGGTCGCCGTGGTGATACGGCTTGGCCGCCGGCGCCCGCGTCGCGACGGCCGGACGCGGCTTGGCGGGCCGGCGTCCGATCGGCGATTTTTTAGCGGGGCGGCGCATGGCGCCTCTCTAGCATCACCTGCTTGTGAATGTAAGCGGTGATTACACAGATTGACCGCACTCCATCGCGAAATGTAACTGGCGATTACATCAACGATGGAAGGCAGGATATGGCGACGCGTCGGAACTGGTTCGAGGGCTGGCGGCTGTTCGGCCTGCTCACACTGACCCTGATCGGGCTTTCGATCTGGATCGCCGCAATGCGGCAGTTCGAAGTCGAGGGCATGCGGATGGTGATCCGCTTCACGGCGCGGACCTCGCTGCTGTTCTTCTGCCTCGCCTTCTCCGCGGCGGCGCTGGCGCGGCTCCGGCCGAATGCCTGGACGCACTGGCAGCGCCGCAACCGCCGCTATCTCGGCGTCACCTTCACCGCCTCGCACACCATCCACGCGGTCGCGATATCAGCGTTCGCAATGCTCGATCCGGCCGGCTTCGCCGCCGCAACCTCTATCGTTTCCTATATCTTCGGCGGTATCGGCTATCTCGTCATCATCGCGCTGACCGCGACCTCGTTCGATCGCACCGCTGCGTTGCTGGGCGCGCGCGCCTGGCGCAGGCTGCATCTGATCGGCGGCTACTATCTGCTGCTGCAGTTCACGGTCTCGTTCGGCAAGCGGATTCCCGAGATGCCGCTCTACGCGCTGTTCCTCGTGCCGCTCGCCACGGTGTTTGCGCTCAGGATGATCAGCATGGCCGCGCGGCCTGCGCCACGTCAGGCACAGGCGAGCTGAAATCAGGCCGCCTCACACCAGGTGAAACTGGCGGCCGAGCCGGCGATGCACCGACAGCACCGCGCGGTCGACGTCGCTGATCAGGCTGTCGCCGAGCACGACGTTCGGAATCTCCCAGTTGCGCCCGACCTGCCCATCGGGCAGCGCAGCGACCGCCGGCACGCGGGCGGTCTCGCAGCCGGGCTGGGCACGCAGCGCCTCCTCCGCAAGCTGGGTCAGTTCGTTCTGGCTCTTTCCGTCAGTCATGACCAAGTCCTGGCACCGGAAGATGGCTCACTGATGGCCGAGACTCTCCAGTTCCTTGGCACGGATTTCGGTCATGCTGCGCATGCATTCGCCGGCATCGAGGCGGGCGATGGTGCCCTCGCCGAGGTCGTAATACAGGCAATTCGCGTCACGGTACTGGATCCACAACCGTTGCGCGGTGCGCAGCTGTTCGCGCTGCTTGTCGCCCGCGGCATCCTTCAGCGCCTGCTGATAGGCGACGTTCATCCGCTTGTCCCATTGCGCGGTCTTGGTCTTGAGGCACTCGACCATCTGGTAGGTATTGCCATCGCAGGACTGTTCGGGATCGCCCTGATCGCCGGCCCAGGCCGACGAGGTGGCGATGATGAAAATGGCCGCAACCAAGCGCCCGAGCCTGCACACACCTGTCGTGAGAGCCGATTTCATGCCGCCTTCCGCTTCGATGGATCCCATAGCGCCATACGTTAGTGCCGCCGTAGCCCATCCCGTTCATATCAGTCGCACCGCGGCTGGCCTTGCCGAACCGCGCAGGATATTTCAGGGGTATGGAGGGATTCATGCGGCGGACCGTGACGCCTGCAATCGTTTTGGCCGTGTTCGGCCTGCTCGTCGGTGGGCTGTTTCGGTACGCCTTCGACCAATCCGACGAGGCCTCCGTTGCGAACTATGCGCGGAGCGCGCTCGAAGGCGCCGTCATCACCCTGATCGTCTGGGCCACGCATCTCTATCTGACCACGCGCAGCGGCTGGCTGCGGCGTCTGCCGCTCGTTGTCGAGCTGGTCGTTCGCTCCGTCAGTATCGCCGTCATCGTCGCAGTTGCCGCGATGGCGCTGGAGATCATTCTGTATGGGCATGGGCTCGAGGCGAAGTGGGTTCGCGAGACCTTCCTGAAGATCGTCGGCCTGTCCCTGCTGCTCTCGATCCCGATCACGACGATCTACGAACTGGTCCGGATGATCGGTGGGCATACGCTGCTCAACATCGTGCTCGGACGCTACCGCCAGCCGGTCCGCGAGGAACGCGTGCTGCTGTTCCTCGACCTGGTCGGCTCGACGACGCTGGCGGAAGCGATGGGCGAGCTGCGCGTGCAGGAGCTCTTGACGCGCTTCTTCTTCGACATCGACGAGCCGATCGTGGCGCATGGCGGCGAGGTTCATGCCTATGTCGGCGACGAGGTCATCGTGACCTGGCCGGCCGGCACGGGCCAGCCGTCGCGGCGCTACCTCGACTGCGTGTTCGCGATCGAGGACCGCCTCGCCAAGCGGGCCGACCACTATCGCAAGGAGTTCGGCGTGGTGCCGGCGTTCCGCGCCGGGATGCATGCCGGCCCTGTCGTCATCGGTGAATGCGGCGACTCGCGGCGGCAGATCGCCTATTTCGGCGATACCGTGAACGTCACGGCGCGGCTGCAGGCGCATTGCAAGGAGGCCGGCCGGCCGCTGCTGATCTCGGGCGAGCTGCTTCGCCTGCTGCCCTCGGACCTGGATTTTTTCATCGAGCCGCTCGGCTCGACGCAGTTGCGCGGGCGCGCCGCTTCGATCGACATCTTCGCCGTCACACGGCGCGCGTCGTCCTAAATAATCCCTTAAGACGCACTGCCATTGTCGCGAAAGCACCAATTGAGTCCTGTCCGGTCGCGGCCCGTTAAGGATGCGATGCACCCGTATTTGCACCGGGTTCCTCCTTAACGCAGGTGTAAGACGACGCCCTGCATGGTGCACGGACAGGTGTCATTCAACAAAAACAAGGTCGCCCATCGATGGCGCAACAGGCGTCACAATCGATTATTGCCGAACTCGAGGATGCGGTCCGGGACGGGACATCCGCCAAACGCGTGCAGACGCTGCGGCAGGTCACCGATCTGTTCCTGAACGACGGCGACCGCCTCAACGATGAACAGGTCAAGGTGTTCGACGACGTGCTCTGCCTGCTCGTCGCGCGTGTCGAGACGCGTGCGCGGGCCGAGCTCAGCAAGCGGCTCGCGCCGCTCGACTACGCGCCGTTTGAGGTGATTCAGCACCTCGCCTGGGACGACGACATCAGCGTCGCCGGCGACGTGCTGACCCACTCCAGCCGCCTTTCAAACGACGCACTGCGCGAGATCGCCGCCAGCAAGGGCCAGGACCATCTGTTCGCAATCTCGGCGCGGGAGAACCTGCCGGCTTCCGTCACCGACGTGATCATCGACCGCGGCGAGGACAAGGTGATCCGGCGGCTTGCCAAGAACGCCGGCGCGCAGTTCTCCGAGAACGGCTATTCCTCGATCGTCGCCCGCGCCGAAGGCGACGACGAGCTGGTCGAGATTCTCGGGCTGCGGATCGATATTCCGGCCAAGCTGCTGCGCGACCTGCTGCAGCGCGCCAAGGATACGGTGCGCGCCCGCCTGCTCGCGATCGCATCGCCCAGGGCCCGCGAGGAGATCAGCCAGGTGCTGAACGACATCGCGCAGGAAGAGGCCGCGGCTCCCCGCCGCAACTACGGCATCGCCGAAGAGCTGGTCAAGCTGATGAAGCAGCTGAACGAGCTCGATGACGCGGCGGTCTACAAATTCGCCGAGGACGGCAAGTTCGACGAGGTCACGGTCGCGCTCGCCGTGCTCAACGACATGCCGATCGCGATGATCGAGCGCCTGATGCTCGGGCTGCGCTCCGACCTGCTCCTGATCCCGTGCCGCTCGGCGCGGCTCAACTGGCCGACGGTCGAAACCATCCTGCGCAAGCGGCCGCTGCCGCATCCGCTCGATCATGCGACGCTCGAGGTCGCGCACCGCGATTACCGGCGGCTGTCGCTGGAAACCGCACAGCGCACCGTGCGGTTCTGGCAGCTGCACAACAGGATCGAGAAGCAGCCGATGGCGGCCGGTTAGCCCGGCGACGTCTTCGTGACAAAGAAAAAGGGTGGGCAACGCGCCCACCCTTTTTTGATTCGATGCCTAGGGTGGGTTAGCGAAGCGTAACCCACCGCGTCTCCGCGGAACGAATTGGTGGGTTACGCCTTCGGCTAACCCACCCTACACGCCCGAGCTTAGTTCTTGCTCTTGTCGACCAGCGCGCCCTTCTTGATCCACGGCATCATGTCGCGCAGCTTGGCGCCGACTTCCTCGATCGGATGCTGGGCGAGCTTGGCACGGGTCGCCTTGAACGAGGTCTGGTTGACCTTGTTCTCCAGCATCCAGTCGCGGGCGAACTTGCCGCCCTGGATGTCGGCGAGCACGCGCTTCATCTCCGCCTTGGTCTCGGCGGTGACGATGCGCGGACCGGTGACGTACTCGCCGTATTCGGCGGTGTTGGAGATCGAGTAGTTCATGTTGGCGATGCCGCCTTCATAGATCAGGTCGACGATCAGCTTCACTTCGTGCAGGCACTCGAAATAGGCCATCTCGGGCGCGTAGCCGGCCTCGACCAGCGTCTCGTAACCGCCCTTGATCAGCTCGACCAGGCCGCCGCAGAGCACCACCTGCTCGCCGAACAGGTCGGTCTCGCACTCTTCCTTGAAGGTGGTCTCGATGATGCCGGCGCGGCCGCCGCCGATCGCCGAGGCGTAGCTGAGGCCGAGGTCATGGGCGTTGCCCGACGAATCCTTGGCGATCGCGATCAGGCAGGGCACGCCGCCGCCGCGCTGATATTCCGAACGCACGGTATGGCCGGGGCCCTTCGGCGCGATCATCAGCACGTCGAGGTCGGCGCGCGGATCGAGCAGGTTGAAGTGCACGTTGAGGCCGTGGGCGAACACGAGCGCCGCGCCCTTCTTCATGTTGTCGTGCAGGTGCTCGCGATAGATGTCGCCCTGCAGTTCGTCCGGGGTCAGCATCATGACGAGGTCGGCCCACTTGGCGGCTTCGGCGACTTCCATCACCTTGAAGCCGGCGTTCTCGGCCTTCTTGGCCGAGGCCGAACCCTTGCGCAGCGCAATCGCCACTTCCTTGACGCCGGAATCCTTCAGGTTCAGCGCGTGGGCGTGGCCCTGGCTGCCGTAGCCGACGATGGCGACCTTCTTGCCCTTGATCAGGTTCAGGTCGGCGTCGCGATCGTAGTAAACTCGCATCGTGTTTTCCTCGTTTGAAGGGGGCCAAAATCGGCCGATGAGTCAGGCTTTCGGAAGGTCAGAACCGCCGGGCGCCCGCGAATTTCCGGCGTTGTCTAGAGCATTTTTCCCCTCAGGGGAAACCCCCATCTCGCATGGCGCGGTGCGGCATCATGCGTCCATGAAGACCGGGTAGAGCGAGGCCAGCAGCAGGACGGCCATCACCACATTGAAGACGCGGATCGCCCGAGGCGAGGTCAGGACCGGCCGCAGGGCGGTGCCGAACAGCGCCCAGACGATGCAGGACACCGTCCCCAGGGCCAGGCTCAGGCCGACCTGGATCGCGATGTTCCAGGGGAAGGCGGCGATCGCCGCGTAGGCCGTGATGGTGCCGATCACCATCACCCAGCCCTTGGCATTGATCCACTGGAACATGGCCGCACCCCAGAAGGTCATCGGGCCGCGGCCGGGCCCGTCGTCCTTGTCCGCCGAGGGCGGCTCGGCCATGGCGATGACCGCGGCGAGATAGACCAGATAGGCGACGCCGCCATATTTGAGGATCGTCTGCAGCACCGGATAGGCGATGAAGACCGCCCCGAGCCCGACGCCGACCGCGCCGACCATGAAGGCGAAGCCGACCGTGATGCCGGCGATGTGGGGCACCGTGCGGCGGAAGCCGTAGGTCAGCCCCGAGGACAGCAGCATGATGTTGTTGGGGCCCGGCGTGAAGAACATCACGACGGCAAACACGACAAAGGCAAACAGCAGCGAATTCGACATAGTGCCCTCACGCGACTTTCGGCAGAGCTTTTGGCCGCTTCGACAGCAGCATCACGGCGATGCCGGCGATGACCGTAAGCATGCCGGCGAGCCGCAGCGGCCCGAACCTCTCGCCGAACACGATGCTGGAGGCGGCGGAGCCGACGAACGGCACCAGCAGCGCGAACGGCACCACCTGCGCCGCCGGATAATCCCGGAGCAGCCGGCCCCACAGCCAATAGGCGATGCTGGTGGAAACGGTGCCGACAAACAGCATCGAGACAATGCCGGCCGGCGACAGATGCAACAGCGCCTGCCACATCGGCTTCCCGCCCAGCGTCAGCAGCGACAGGCCGAACAACGGGATCGCGGCACACAGGCACAGCCATGCGAACAGGTCGAACATGCGCGCGCCCTGCGCCGGCCGCAGCAGCAGGTTTCCAATTGCGAACGAGATCGGCGAGATCATCAGAATGGCAAAGGCGGCGACGCTGAAATCGTATCCGACGGTGCCGCAGATCATCAGCAGGCCGATCGCGGCGATGGCGATGCCGACGGTCTGCAAGCGCGACGGCAATTCGCCGAACAACACCGCGGCAAAGCCGATGGTGAACAGCGCCTGGCTCTGCACGATCACGCTGGTGAGCCCGACCGGCATGCCGTGGGCGATGGCGATGGATTGCGCAAGGAACTGACCGAGGAACAAGGTGAGGCTGATTCCGACCAGAAGCGGCCACGACACCTGCGGCGGCCTGGGCAGGAACAGGCACGGCACCGCCGCGATGCCGAAGCGCAGCGCCGTCATCAATTCGGGCGGCAGCTCATCGAGCGCGATCCGGCTGGCGACGAACGCAAGTCCCCAGATCACCGCGACCATGACGGCGATGCCAACATCGGCCGGCTTCATTGTTCTTCTTCTTTGGTTCGGTTTGGCTCTGTCGATGCGAGGATCTAGATCTGTTCGTCCGGCTTCGGCTTGCGCAGCAGATAGGTGCCGTGCAGCGGCGCGTGGTAGTCGGCAGCGACCAGGGTGAACCCGGTCTCGGTTAGCATGCGCTCCATCACCCAGCCGAAGGTCGAATATTCGTCGCGCATATGGGTCATCACGCTTTCGCGCTCGAAATCGTGATTCTTGATCGAGAAATCGGCCCAGCCCTCGACATCGCGATCGACCCCGTCGGGCATGCTAACGAACACCATGTCGCGCAGGTAGAAGTTCGCGCCGGGCTTCAGCGCGTTGAAGATCCGCGACAGCGCCACCGCCTTCCAGAAGTCGGGCAGGTGGTGCAGCGTGAACTCGCTGACGATGACGTCGTAGGAGTTCGGCTGATAGGCAAAGGACAACAGCCCGGCCGGCTGGGTCCGGATCTTCGCCTTGCGGTCGCGCGCATAAATCTCGGCAAGCCCGATCATCGCCGGCGAGATGTCGATGGCGTCGACCTCGGCGCCCATCAGCGCCGCCTCGGTCGCCAGCACGCCGTTGCCGCAGCCGATATCGGCGATACGCCAGCCCGGCTTGACGCCGAGCATGGTCAGCGCCTGTCGGGCACGGACATCGCTGTCCTCGCTGACGTCATAGATCGAGGCAACCGCGGTATCGAGACCGACCTGCCGCCGTTGCGTATAGTACCAGTCGCGCGCCAACATGATTCACATCCCTTCCGGCCCACGCGTGATCGCGGCCACCCCGGTTCGTGACACCTCGACCAGGCCCAGCGGGCGCATCAGGTCGATGAACTGACTGATCTTGGACGAGTTGCCCGTGATCTCGAACACGAAGCTCTCGGTCGTGGCATCGATCACCCGGGCGCGAAACGCATCCGCCAGCCGCAGCGCCTCGACGCGGTGATCGCCACCGCCCCTCACCTTGACCATCGCAAGCTCGCGCTCGATCGAGCTGCCGGTCAGCGTCATGTCGACGACGCGGTACACCGGGATCATGCGGTCGAGCTGATGCTTGATCTGCTGGATCACCATCGGCGTGCCCGTGGTGACGATGGTGATCCGCGAGAGGTGTTTCTGGCTCTCGGTTTCCGAAACCGTGAGACTCTCGATGTTGTAGCCGCGGCCGGAGAACAGCCCGATCACGCGCGCGAGCACGCCGGGCTCGTTCTGCACGAGGACGGACAGCGTGTGCGTCTCGTTCGGGTCGTGACGTTCCTCGAGGAAGTAGGCGGATGCGGGCTGGTTCATGGTCGTCCCCTTACATTCTTTTCACGCCACCGCCCGCTGGGCGGCCGGCGCAGCATCCGTCCCGATCCAGGTCCGGAACAGATCGAAATCGATATTGCCGCCGCTCAGGATCAGGCCGACCCGCTTGCCGGCGAGCTTGCTCTTTTCCTGCAGCGCGGCCGCGAGCGCCGCGGCGCCTGCGCCCTCGGCGAGATTGTGGGTGTCGGTCCAGTAGGCACGGATCGCCTGCCCGACCTCGTCGTCGGTGACCTGCACGATGCGCGCGGCGCCCTTGCGGATCAGGGCGAATGCATCCGCGTCCGGAATCCGCGTCGCCATGCCGTCGGCAAGGGTGTTGCTGGTCTCGGTGGTCACGATCTTGCCGGCAGCAAACGACAGCGCATAGGACGGCGCCTCGGTCGACTGCACGCCGACGATCTCGGTCTTCAGGCCGAGCAGGTCGCGCGCCATGATGCAGCCGGAGATGCCGGAGCCCTGCCCGATCGGCACATAGAGAATGTCGAGGTCGGGCGCCGATCGAAACAGTTCCAGCGCATAGGTCGCAACGCCCAGCACCAGGTCCGGGTGAAACGACGGCACCATGTGCAGGCCGGCGAACTGGGCACGGCGCTCGGCCTCTTCCCGCGCGGCCTGGAAGTCCTCGCCGTGCTCGACGAGCTCGGCGCCGAACGCATGCATGGCACGGTTCTTCTCGACCGAGTTGCCGCGCGGCACGTAGATCACCGCGGGCACGCCGTGGCGGCTCGCGGCAAACGCCAGACTCTGGCCGTGATTGCCGCGCGTCGCCGAGATGATGCCGGGTACATCGGGCCGCTCGCGCTTCAGCCGCTCGAGATAGACCAGGCCGCCGCGCACCTTGAAGGCGCCGATCGGTGTGTGGTTCTCATGCTTGACCACGACCTCGGTGCCAAGCCGCTCGGCCAGCAACGGCCAGGCATACGCCGGCGTCGCCGGCACCGCGGTGCCGACGATCCTGTGCGCGCGCTCGAGCTCGCTGAGATCAAACATGATCCACCCTCACCTCACACCAGCGCCTTGCCGCCGGCGAAGGCCTTCGCGGTGGCCTCATCGGTTGCTTCTTCCGGCAGCAGCATCTCGTTGTGCGCCTTGCCCGACGGGATCATCGGGAAGCAGTTCTCCAGCGCGGCGACGCGGCAGTCGAACAGCACCGGGCGTTTGATCGAGATCATCTCCTTGATCGCGCCGTCGAGATCGGACGGCTTGGTCGCCTGCAGGCCGACGCAGCCATAGGCTTCGGCGAGCTTGACGAAGTCCGGCAGCGCTTCGGAGTACGAATGCGACAGGCGGTTGCCGTGCAGCAGCTGCTGCCACTGCCGCACCATGCCCATGTACTGGTTGTTCAGGATGAAGATCTTGATCGGCAGCTCGAACTGAACCGCGGTCGACATCTCCTGGATCGTCATCTGCACCGAGGCGTCGCCGGCGATGTCGATCACCAGGCTGTCCGGATGCGCCACCTGCACGCCGACCGCGGCCGGCAGGCCGTAGCCCATGGTGCCGAGACCGCCTGATGTCATCCAGCGGTGCGGCTCCTCGAAGCCGAAGAACTGCGCGGCCCACATCTGGTGCTGACCGACTTCGGTCGTGATGTAGGTGTCCTTGCCGCGGGTCAGCTCGAACAGCCGCTGGATCGCGTATTGCGGCAGGATGATATCGTTGTTCTTGCGGTAGGACAGCGAGTTGCGCGCGCGCCATTGCGCGATCTGCTGCCACCACGCCTTGATGTCGGGCTTCTTGGCCTCCGCCTTGAACACCTGCAGCAGGTCGCCGAGCACATTGCCGGCGTCGCCGATGATCGGCACGTCGACGCGGATGTTCTTGTTGATCGAGGACGGGTCGATATCGATGTGAATCTTCTTCGAGCCCGGCGAGAACGCATCGACGCGGCCGGTGATGCGGTCGTCGAAGCGCGCGCCGACGCACAGCATGACGTCGCAAT from Bradyrhizobium sp. B124 includes:
- a CDS encoding sulfatase-like hydrolase/transferase is translated as MATAPQQNSSVSALAGGLAAIGIWRLLAVAAPHLGALILMLRTETDFGSRLCFLLSWGILNFLFVALLRRPALSGALSLTLVVVLVLLSRFKHDVVQMTANFVDLMVIDRDTAAFLLTIFPNLRWSIIGAGLVTLPLMYALWWLDPFRIRRLPAAAACLACTAALSGYAFAWPDEAWRGYYDDGYLSKFARSGVTAVSDFVAYGFMESDPSASDQLKMPLVDACHPAGRRPNIIMIHDESSFDIRAASGVKVPPGYGSQFKSYDGVERKFLAESNGGPSWFTEYNVLAGLSSRSFGRFAYFVTRIASGRVERGLPQALRRCGYDTLSLYPAFGAFMSARSFQTTTGILQFYDAHDLHAKDVEPDSFFYDKALKLMAEQKTLSTPLFTFVYLAANHFPWETKFRPELLPAWKRPGNTPSVDEYLRRQAMSANDYAGFVAALKKKFPAQPFLIVRYGDHQPEFSPQLLDPGLDEAGIGKKLMDYDPRYYATYYAIDAINFEPVKSPTVMDTIDAAYLPLVIQEAAGIPLDPSFEEQKAIMLRCNGAFYACKDGAEARRFNRLLIDAGIIKGL
- a CDS encoding TetR/AcrR family transcriptional regulator, with product MRRPAKKSPIGRRPAKPRPAVATRAPAAKPYHHGDLRRVLIDAAMQLVGEGGPEAVSVREAARRAGVSPGAPFRHFPSRDALMNAVAEEAQRRFRAEIETALADAPSGDPLGRFRCLGIAYLRWAMKNPTHFEIISSRRFFDHDRSAGVSGDNAELIGLTERTLAEAFSAGQLEARDLKQVQIAGRALVYGFARMHIDGHLPRWGVAEAEIEQMAADIVDLFIAGLARPAAKV
- a CDS encoding lysozyme inhibitor LprI family protein; translated protein: MKSALTTGVCRLGRLVAAIFIIATSSAWAGDQGDPEQSCDGNTYQMVECLKTKTAQWDKRMNVAYQQALKDAAGDKQREQLRTAQRLWIQYRDANCLYYDLGEGTIARLDAGECMRSMTEIRAKELESLGHQ
- a CDS encoding adenylate/guanylate cyclase domain-containing protein — its product is MRRTVTPAIVLAVFGLLVGGLFRYAFDQSDEASVANYARSALEGAVITLIVWATHLYLTTRSGWLRRLPLVVELVVRSVSIAVIVAVAAMALEIILYGHGLEAKWVRETFLKIVGLSLLLSIPITTIYELVRMIGGHTLLNIVLGRYRQPVREERVLLFLDLVGSTTLAEAMGELRVQELLTRFFFDIDEPIVAHGGEVHAYVGDEVIVTWPAGTGQPSRRYLDCVFAIEDRLAKRADHYRKEFGVVPAFRAGMHAGPVVIGECGDSRRQIAYFGDTVNVTARLQAHCKEAGRPLLISGELLRLLPSDLDFFIEPLGSTQLRGRAASIDIFAVTRRASS
- a CDS encoding DUF2336 domain-containing protein, yielding MAQQASQSIIAELEDAVRDGTSAKRVQTLRQVTDLFLNDGDRLNDEQVKVFDDVLCLLVARVETRARAELSKRLAPLDYAPFEVIQHLAWDDDISVAGDVLTHSSRLSNDALREIAASKGQDHLFAISARENLPASVTDVIIDRGEDKVIRRLAKNAGAQFSENGYSSIVARAEGDDELVEILGLRIDIPAKLLRDLLQRAKDTVRARLLAIASPRAREEISQVLNDIAQEEAAAPRRNYGIAEELVKLMKQLNELDDAAVYKFAEDGKFDEVTVALAVLNDMPIAMIERLMLGLRSDLLLIPCRSARLNWPTVETILRKRPLPHPLDHATLEVAHRDYRRLSLETAQRTVRFWQLHNRIEKQPMAAG
- the ilvC gene encoding ketol-acid reductoisomerase, which gives rise to MRVYYDRDADLNLIKGKKVAIVGYGSQGHAHALNLKDSGVKEVAIALRKGSASAKKAENAGFKVMEVAEAAKWADLVMMLTPDELQGDIYREHLHDNMKKGAALVFAHGLNVHFNLLDPRADLDVLMIAPKGPGHTVRSEYQRGGGVPCLIAIAKDSSGNAHDLGLSYASAIGGGRAGIIETTFKEECETDLFGEQVVLCGGLVELIKGGYETLVEAGYAPEMAYFECLHEVKLIVDLIYEGGIANMNYSISNTAEYGEYVTGPRIVTAETKAEMKRVLADIQGGKFARDWMLENKVNQTSFKATRAKLAQHPIEEVGAKLRDMMPWIKKGALVDKSKN
- a CDS encoding LysE family translocator, encoding MSNSLLFAFVVFAVVMFFTPGPNNIMLLSSGLTYGFRRTVPHIAGITVGFAFMVGAVGVGLGAVFIAYPVLQTILKYGGVAYLVYLAAVIAMAEPPSADKDDGPGRGPMTFWGAAMFQWINAKGWVMVIGTITAYAAIAAFPWNIAIQVGLSLALGTVSCIVWALFGTALRPVLTSPRAIRVFNVVMAVLLLASLYPVFMDA
- a CDS encoding EamA family transporter codes for the protein MKPADVGIAVMVAVIWGLAFVASRIALDELPPELMTALRFGIAAVPCLFLPRPPQVSWPLLVGISLTLFLGQFLAQSIAIAHGMPVGLTSVIVQSQALFTIGFAAVLFGELPSRLQTVGIAIAAIGLLMICGTVGYDFSVAAFAILMISPISFAIGNLLLRPAQGARMFDLFAWLCLCAAIPLFGLSLLTLGGKPMWQALLHLSPAGIVSMLFVGTVSTSIAYWLWGRLLRDYPAAQVVPFALLVPFVGSAASSIVFGERFGPLRLAGMLTVIAGIAVMLLSKRPKALPKVA
- a CDS encoding class I SAM-dependent methyltransferase yields the protein MLARDWYYTQRRQVGLDTAVASIYDVSEDSDVRARQALTMLGVKPGWRIADIGCGNGVLATEAALMGAEVDAIDISPAMIGLAEIYARDRKAKIRTQPAGLLSFAYQPNSYDVIVSEFTLHHLPDFWKAVALSRIFNALKPGANFYLRDMVFVSMPDGVDRDVEGWADFSIKNHDFERESVMTHMRDEYSTFGWVMERMLTETGFTLVAADYHAPLHGTYLLRKPKPDEQI
- the ilvN gene encoding acetolactate synthase small subunit; translation: MNQPASAYFLEERHDPNETHTLSVLVQNEPGVLARVIGLFSGRGYNIESLTVSETESQKHLSRITIVTTGTPMVIQQIKHQLDRMIPVYRVVDMTLTGSSIERELAMVKVRGGGDHRVEALRLADAFRARVIDATTESFVFEITGNSSKISQFIDLMRPLGLVEVSRTGVAAITRGPEGM
- a CDS encoding threonine dehydratase produces the protein MFDLSELERAHRIVGTAVPATPAYAWPLLAERLGTEVVVKHENHTPIGAFKVRGGLVYLERLKRERPDVPGIISATRGNHGQSLAFAASRHGVPAVIYVPRGNSVEKNRAMHAFGAELVEHGEDFQAAREEAERRAQFAGLHMVPSFHPDLVLGVATYALELFRSAPDLDILYVPIGQGSGISGCIMARDLLGLKTEIVGVQSTEAPSYALSFAAGKIVTTETSNTLADGMATRIPDADAFALIRKGAARIVQVTDDEVGQAIRAYWTDTHNLAEGAGAAALAAALQEKSKLAGKRVGLILSGGNIDFDLFRTWIGTDAAPAAQRAVA